Proteins from one uncultured Fibrobacter sp. genomic window:
- a CDS encoding PHP domain-containing protein — protein sequence MQKGYSTIVTENSGYADLHMHTKLSDGSLSVEELLMLCKRKGLRCISITDHDNLDSYNLAVEPAKEIGLEIIPGIEISAVWQGKDIHILGYFCDPTNLALNMELQDFAKQRITRAKAIIKKLNALGIDITYEKVVSYCKGKVIGRPHIAMSMVDEEYISNFSEAFTKYLGDGCVAFVEKKGLNPQQTIKLIENAGGIAVLAHPYKSGLSDEFIESMVEWGVQGIEVYSPAQKGAVGRKYKEMAQKFGLVGTGGSDFHTEAGAYPPNCMKMPYSVVNALRERREKLRAEWY from the coding sequence ATGCAAAAGGGGTATTCTACCATCGTCACCGAAAATAGCGGGTATGCGGACCTCCACATGCACACCAAGCTTTCGGACGGTAGCCTCTCCGTCGAAGAACTCCTGATGCTCTGCAAGCGCAAGGGGCTACGTTGCATATCCATCACGGACCACGACAACCTGGACAGCTACAACCTCGCCGTCGAACCAGCCAAAGAAATCGGGCTCGAAATCATCCCCGGAATCGAAATTTCGGCCGTATGGCAGGGTAAGGATATCCACATTCTGGGTTATTTCTGCGACCCGACAAACCTCGCCCTGAACATGGAGCTGCAGGATTTTGCAAAGCAGAGAATTACCCGCGCAAAAGCCATTATCAAGAAACTGAATGCCCTCGGCATCGACATCACCTACGAAAAAGTCGTAAGCTACTGCAAGGGTAAGGTGATCGGCCGCCCGCACATCGCGATGTCCATGGTCGACGAGGAATACATCTCGAACTTTTCGGAAGCCTTCACCAAGTACCTGGGCGATGGTTGTGTAGCCTTTGTAGAAAAGAAGGGGCTAAACCCGCAGCAGACCATCAAGCTCATCGAAAACGCCGGTGGAATCGCGGTACTCGCCCACCCCTACAAGTCGGGCCTCAGCGACGAGTTCATCGAAAGCATGGTGGAATGGGGCGTTCAGGGAATCGAAGTCTACAGTCCCGCACAGAAGGGTGCGGTTGGCCGCAAGTACAAGGAAATGGCTCAAAAGTTCGGACTCGTCGGGACCGGTGGATCGGACTTCCACACCGAAGCGGGAGCATACCCCCCGAACTGCATGAAGATGCCGTATTCCGTGGTGAACGCGCTCCGCGAACGCCGCGAAAAACTGAGAGCGGAATGGTACTAA